The following proteins are co-located in the Macadamia integrifolia cultivar HAES 741 chromosome 3, SCU_Mint_v3, whole genome shotgun sequence genome:
- the LOC122073840 gene encoding cytochrome P450 90B2-like isoform X2, which yields MSETELLLLLPTGILAVLIVWNLIKTNRRKLNLPPGNTGWPFLGETIGYLKPHSATSTGEFMDLHISRFGKIFKSNLFGERTIISADAGLNRYILQNEGRLFECSYPRSIGGILGKWSMLVLVGDMHRDMRMISLNFMSNPRLRSHLLPEVEKHTLMVLTSWKENSIFSAQDEAKKFTFNLMAKHIMSMHPGKPETEQLKGEYITFMKGVVSALLNLPGTAYRRAFQSRTTILKVIERKMLERRKMNDDDDYDQRKEDDLLGWVLKNSNLSTEQILDLILSLLFAGHETSSVAIALAIYFLQGCPRAIEQLREEHCEISRAKQQVGEFELNWDDYRRMEFTQCTTGDRGSAASPNHSNATTSNNFMAFGGGPRLCTGSELAKLEMAVFIHHLVLNFDWELAESDHAVAFPFVDFPKGLPIKVHHLHHHHQHQRHNLLQEEQVLYS from the exons ATGTCTGAAACAGAGCTGCTTCTGTTGCTTCCAACAGGTATTCTAGCGGTTCTTATCGTATGGAATCTCATCAAAACGAACAGAAGAAAACTTAATCTTCCACCGGGAAACACCGGTTGGCCGTTTCTCGGCGAAACGATAGGTTACTTAAAGCCTCACTCTGCCACTTCTACGGGTGAATTCATGGACCTCCACATTTCAAG GTTTGGAAAGATATTCAAATCGAATCTGTTCGGTGAGAGAACGATTATATCGGCAGACGCAGGGCTTAATCGGTATATATTACAAAACGAAGGAAGGCTTTTCGAGTGTAGTTATCCTAGAAGTATTGGAGGGATACTTGGGAAATGGTCGATGTTGGTTTTAGTGGGAGACATGCACAGGGATATGAGAATGATCTCTCTTAACTTCATGAGCAATCCAAGGCTTCGATCTCATTTGTTACCTGAAGTGGAGAAGCATACTTTAATGGTTCTAACATCATGGAAGGAGAATTCAATTTTCTCAGCTCAGGATGAAGCAAAGAAG TTTACTTTCAATTTGATGGCGAAACATATCATGAGTATGCATCCAGGAAAACCAGAAACGGAGCAGCTGAAGGGAGAGTATATTACGTTCATGAAAGGGGTCGTCTCTGCACTTTTGAATTTGCCGGGAACTGCTTATAGGAGGGCTTTTCAG TCGAGAACAACCATTCTTAAAGTTATAGAGCGTAAAATGCTGGAAAGGAGGAAGatgaatgatgatgatgattatgatcagagaaaggaagatgATCTACTTGGTTGGGTTCTGAAGAATTCAAACCTTTCCACAGAACAGATTCTTGATCTCATACTAAGCTTGCTTTTTGCTGGTCATGAAACTTCTTCAGTTGCAATTGCTTTGGCCATCTATTTCTTACAAGGCTGCCCCAGAGCAATTGAACAATTAAGG GAAGAACACTGTGAAATCAGCCGAGCTAAGCAACAAGTTGGAGAGTTTGAATTGAATTGGGATGACTATAGACGAATGGAATTCACACAATGC ACCACAGGTGATAGGGGGAGTGCAGCATCCCCAAATCATTCCAATGCGACGACGAGCAACAATTTCATGGCGTTTGGTGGTGGACCACGGTTGTGCACCGGATCGGAATTAGCCAAACTAGAGATGGCCGTATTCATTCACCACTTGGTCCTCAATTTTGATTGGGAATTAGCCGAATCAGATCACGCTGTTGCTTTCCCATTTGTGGATTTCCCCAAAGGCCTTCCAATCAAGgtccaccacctccaccaccaccaccaacaccaaCGCCACAACCTCTTACAAGAAGAACAAGTACTATACTCATGA
- the LOC122073840 gene encoding cytochrome P450 90B1-like isoform X3 produces MSETELLLLLPTGILAVLIVWNLIKTNRRKLNLPPGNTGWPFLGETIGYLKPHSATSTGEFMDLHISRFGKIFKSNLFGERTIISADAGLNRYILQNEGRLFECSYPRSIGGILGKWSMLVLVGDMHRDMRMISLNFMSNPRLRSHLLPEVEKHTLMVLTSWKENSIFSAQDEAKKFTFNLMAKHIMSMHPGKPETEQLKGEYITFMKGVVSALLNLPGTAYRRAFQSRTTILKVIERKMLERRKMNDDDDYDQRKEDDLLGWVLKNSNLSTEQILDLILSLLFAGHETSSVAIALAIYFLQGCPRAIEQLREEHCEISRAKQQVGEFELNWDDYRRMEFTQCVINETLRLGNVVRFVHRKALKDVRYKGYDIPSGWKVLPVFDAVHLDPLVYDQPQHFNPWRWSQEEVVSTNISIIPSGPFNF; encoded by the exons ATGTCTGAAACAGAGCTGCTTCTGTTGCTTCCAACAGGTATTCTAGCGGTTCTTATCGTATGGAATCTCATCAAAACGAACAGAAGAAAACTTAATCTTCCACCGGGAAACACCGGTTGGCCGTTTCTCGGCGAAACGATAGGTTACTTAAAGCCTCACTCTGCCACTTCTACGGGTGAATTCATGGACCTCCACATTTCAAG GTTTGGAAAGATATTCAAATCGAATCTGTTCGGTGAGAGAACGATTATATCGGCAGACGCAGGGCTTAATCGGTATATATTACAAAACGAAGGAAGGCTTTTCGAGTGTAGTTATCCTAGAAGTATTGGAGGGATACTTGGGAAATGGTCGATGTTGGTTTTAGTGGGAGACATGCACAGGGATATGAGAATGATCTCTCTTAACTTCATGAGCAATCCAAGGCTTCGATCTCATTTGTTACCTGAAGTGGAGAAGCATACTTTAATGGTTCTAACATCATGGAAGGAGAATTCAATTTTCTCAGCTCAGGATGAAGCAAAGAAG TTTACTTTCAATTTGATGGCGAAACATATCATGAGTATGCATCCAGGAAAACCAGAAACGGAGCAGCTGAAGGGAGAGTATATTACGTTCATGAAAGGGGTCGTCTCTGCACTTTTGAATTTGCCGGGAACTGCTTATAGGAGGGCTTTTCAG TCGAGAACAACCATTCTTAAAGTTATAGAGCGTAAAATGCTGGAAAGGAGGAAGatgaatgatgatgatgattatgatcagagaaaggaagatgATCTACTTGGTTGGGTTCTGAAGAATTCAAACCTTTCCACAGAACAGATTCTTGATCTCATACTAAGCTTGCTTTTTGCTGGTCATGAAACTTCTTCAGTTGCAATTGCTTTGGCCATCTATTTCTTACAAGGCTGCCCCAGAGCAATTGAACAATTAAGG GAAGAACACTGTGAAATCAGCCGAGCTAAGCAACAAGTTGGAGAGTTTGAATTGAATTGGGATGACTATAGACGAATGGAATTCACACAATGC GTTATTAATGAGACACTTCGGCTAGGGAACGTGGTTAGATTCGTGCACAGGAAAGCTCTTAAAGATGTCAGATACAAGG GATATGACATTCCAAGTGGGTGGAAAGTTCTTCCAGTGTTTGATGCGGTCCACCTGGATCCTTTGGTGTATGACCAGCCACAGCACTTCAATCCATGGAGATGGTCTCAG GAAGAAGTGGTGTCCACCAACATATCCATCATACCATCAGGACCATTCAATTTTTAA
- the LOC122073840 gene encoding cytochrome P450 90B1-like isoform X1, producing the protein MSETELLLLLPTGILAVLIVWNLIKTNRRKLNLPPGNTGWPFLGETIGYLKPHSATSTGEFMDLHISRFGKIFKSNLFGERTIISADAGLNRYILQNEGRLFECSYPRSIGGILGKWSMLVLVGDMHRDMRMISLNFMSNPRLRSHLLPEVEKHTLMVLTSWKENSIFSAQDEAKKFTFNLMAKHIMSMHPGKPETEQLKGEYITFMKGVVSALLNLPGTAYRRAFQSRTTILKVIERKMLERRKMNDDDDYDQRKEDDLLGWVLKNSNLSTEQILDLILSLLFAGHETSSVAIALAIYFLQGCPRAIEQLREEHCEISRAKQQVGEFELNWDDYRRMEFTQCVINETLRLGNVVRFVHRKALKDVRYKGYDIPSGWKVLPVFDAVHLDPLVYDQPQHFNPWRWSQTTGDRGSAASPNHSNATTSNNFMAFGGGPRLCTGSELAKLEMAVFIHHLVLNFDWELAESDHAVAFPFVDFPKGLPIKVHHLHHHHQHQRHNLLQEEQVLYS; encoded by the exons ATGTCTGAAACAGAGCTGCTTCTGTTGCTTCCAACAGGTATTCTAGCGGTTCTTATCGTATGGAATCTCATCAAAACGAACAGAAGAAAACTTAATCTTCCACCGGGAAACACCGGTTGGCCGTTTCTCGGCGAAACGATAGGTTACTTAAAGCCTCACTCTGCCACTTCTACGGGTGAATTCATGGACCTCCACATTTCAAG GTTTGGAAAGATATTCAAATCGAATCTGTTCGGTGAGAGAACGATTATATCGGCAGACGCAGGGCTTAATCGGTATATATTACAAAACGAAGGAAGGCTTTTCGAGTGTAGTTATCCTAGAAGTATTGGAGGGATACTTGGGAAATGGTCGATGTTGGTTTTAGTGGGAGACATGCACAGGGATATGAGAATGATCTCTCTTAACTTCATGAGCAATCCAAGGCTTCGATCTCATTTGTTACCTGAAGTGGAGAAGCATACTTTAATGGTTCTAACATCATGGAAGGAGAATTCAATTTTCTCAGCTCAGGATGAAGCAAAGAAG TTTACTTTCAATTTGATGGCGAAACATATCATGAGTATGCATCCAGGAAAACCAGAAACGGAGCAGCTGAAGGGAGAGTATATTACGTTCATGAAAGGGGTCGTCTCTGCACTTTTGAATTTGCCGGGAACTGCTTATAGGAGGGCTTTTCAG TCGAGAACAACCATTCTTAAAGTTATAGAGCGTAAAATGCTGGAAAGGAGGAAGatgaatgatgatgatgattatgatcagagaaaggaagatgATCTACTTGGTTGGGTTCTGAAGAATTCAAACCTTTCCACAGAACAGATTCTTGATCTCATACTAAGCTTGCTTTTTGCTGGTCATGAAACTTCTTCAGTTGCAATTGCTTTGGCCATCTATTTCTTACAAGGCTGCCCCAGAGCAATTGAACAATTAAGG GAAGAACACTGTGAAATCAGCCGAGCTAAGCAACAAGTTGGAGAGTTTGAATTGAATTGGGATGACTATAGACGAATGGAATTCACACAATGC GTTATTAATGAGACACTTCGGCTAGGGAACGTGGTTAGATTCGTGCACAGGAAAGCTCTTAAAGATGTCAGATACAAGG GATATGACATTCCAAGTGGGTGGAAAGTTCTTCCAGTGTTTGATGCGGTCCACCTGGATCCTTTGGTGTATGACCAGCCACAGCACTTCAATCCATGGAGATGGTCTCAG ACCACAGGTGATAGGGGGAGTGCAGCATCCCCAAATCATTCCAATGCGACGACGAGCAACAATTTCATGGCGTTTGGTGGTGGACCACGGTTGTGCACCGGATCGGAATTAGCCAAACTAGAGATGGCCGTATTCATTCACCACTTGGTCCTCAATTTTGATTGGGAATTAGCCGAATCAGATCACGCTGTTGCTTTCCCATTTGTGGATTTCCCCAAAGGCCTTCCAATCAAGgtccaccacctccaccaccaccaccaacaccaaCGCCACAACCTCTTACAAGAAGAACAAGTACTATACTCATGA